Proteins encoded by one window of Glycine soja cultivar W05 chromosome 15, ASM419377v2, whole genome shotgun sequence:
- the LOC114387430 gene encoding uncharacterized protein LOC114387430 produces MSSSEGVVELGIEFSEANNFLLMSLMEETQEEEYDGDDRLVSMIQSLEAEISDTEMSQMYEMSHVDDQDCSTSVSGPDHWVDMELISSLTFDGMNAWIPCGDEMMEHAAMEYEAGNDINDFQLCYGVFLEQQYRETNYLAQGPCDAVF; encoded by the coding sequence ATGTCTTCCTCAGAGGGTGTCGTTGAATTGGGAATTGAGTTCTCAGAAGCCAACAATTTTCTTCTCATGTCTCTAATGGAAGAAACACAAGAAGAAGAGTACGACGGCGATGATAGACTTGTGAGCATGATTCAGTCATTGGAGGCAGAGATCAGTGACACTGAAATGAGTCAAATGTATGAGATGAGTCACGTGGATGATCAAGATTGCTCTACGTCAGTCAGTGGCCCTGATCATTGGGTTGACATGGAATTGATCTCTTCTTTGACCTTTGATGGGATGAATGCATGGATTCCTTGTGGAGATGAGATGATGGAGCATGCAGCAATGGAATATGAGGCTGGAAATGACATCAATGATTTTCAATTGTGTTATGGAGTTTTCTTGGAGCAACAATATAGAGAGACTAATTATCTGGCACAAGGGCCATGTGATGCAGTATTCTGA
- the LOC114387293 gene encoding uncharacterized protein LOC114387293, which yields MSSSEGVFELGIEFSEANNVLLMSLMEETQEEEYYGDDRLVSMIQSLEAEISDTQMGQMYEMGHVDDRDCSTSVSGPDHWIDMELISSLPFDEMHAWIPCGDEMMEHSAMEYEAGNDINDFQLCYGVFLEQQYI from the coding sequence ATGTCTTCCTCAGAGGGTGTGTTTGAGTTAGGAATTGAGTTCTCAGAAGCCAACAATGTTCTTCTCATGTCACTAATGGAAGAAACACAAGAAGAAGAGTACTATGGCGATGATAGACTTGTGAGCATGATTCAGTCATTGGAGGCAGAGATCAGTGACACTCAAATGGGTCAAATGTATGAGATGGGACACGTGGACGATCGAGATTGCTCCACATCAGTCAGTGGCCCTGATCATTGGATTGACATGGAATTGATCTCTTCCTTGCCCTTTGATGAGATGCATGCATGGATCCCTTGTGGAGATGAGATGATGGAGCATTCAGCGATGGAATATGAAGCTGGAAATGACATCAATGATTTTCAATTGTGTTATGGAGTTTTCCTTGAGCAACAATATATATAG
- the LOC114386909 gene encoding uncharacterized protein LOC114386909 gives MASQVCETLTFINGDDGLKINGALLMSSLMEEPSPSDESDDDRLDSLIRSFEAEISGSKMGDHHDSSSIGSEILMSNNIMEECATQSWNNNMGEIDGMECWAHSSSSEFGVEWVDMDFVPSSPFEDRSWNLDPCGDEYAMANNFKGYDGFALGEHGYYNSLWQDMACN, from the coding sequence ATGGCTTCTCAAGTTTGTGAGACTTTGACTTTCATCAACGGTGATGATGGGTTGAAAATCAACGGTGCTCTTCTAATGTCATCATTGATGGAAGAGCCATCACCAAGTGATGAGAGTGATGATGATCGATTGGATAGCTTGATTAGGTCCTTTGAGGCTGAAATTAGTGGAAGCAAGATGGGGGATCATCATGATTCATCATCCATAGGGTCAGAAATATTGATGAGCAACAATATTATGGAAGAGTGTGCAACTCAATCATGGAATAATAACATGGGAGAGATTGATGGAATGGAGTGTTGGGCCCATTCATCTTCAAGTGAATTTGGGGTGGAATGGGTAGACATGGATTTTGTGCCATCATCCCCATTTGAAGATAGGAGCTGGAATCTTGACCCTTGTGGGGATGAGTATGCCATGGCAAACAACTTCAAAGGGTATGATGGATTTGCCTTGGGAGAACATGGATATTACAATTCCTTGTGGCAAGACATGGCATGCAATTGA